In a single window of the Subtercola sp. PAMC28395 genome:
- a CDS encoding DNA topoisomerase (ATP-hydrolyzing) subunit A, which yields MTPRTPEPEAPIVENIEDIDVSSEMQGSFLEYAYSVIYSRALPDARDGMKPVQRRILFQMSEMGLRPDRGHVKSARVVGEVMGKLHPHGDASIYDAMVRLAQSWTLRLPLIDGHGNFGSLDDGPAASRYTEARLAPAALLMTDGLDEDVVDFVPNYDNQLTQPDVLPAAYPNLLVNGASGIAVGMATNMAPHNLIEVVSGARYLITHPDATVDDLMSFIPGPDLPGGGTIVGLAGIRDAYTTGRGAFKTRAKVSVETLTARKVGLVVTELPYLVGAEKVISKIKDGVNAKKLQGISDVTDLTDRTNGLRLVIGIKTGFSPEAVLEQLYKLTPLEDSFNINNVALVGGQPQTLGLKELLQVYIDHRIEVTTRRTQFRLTKRRDRLHLVLGLLIAILDIDEVIQVIRNSDDTEQARVRLIDVFDLDTLQADYILELRLRRLTKFSRIELEAERDQLRREIEHLEALLASKALIRQTVSEELDDVADKLGTPRRTMLTEARAAAPAAARGRSLPSLELADTPCRVFLSTTGRALRVDLPNDGEQAPDAAAHARRSKHDAVRSTVLTTTRTEIGAVTNLGRVIRMSVLDLPSAPSASIQLAAGVRISDYLAVDAKRERVVALVSLTSETPIALGTKQGVVKRVTPGDWPNKPDFELITLKPGDEVVGAAQAQESSNLVFVATDAQLLHFPAASVRPQGRLAGGMAGMSLSGGATVIAFSAVVPSTDADEELQIVVATVAGSSGVLPGTDTGSAKVSRFTEFPPKGRATGGVRAHRFLRGEDALQLAWVGQAPALAVAADGAVRTLPDAGAKRDASGTPLAAAVGSIGFAVSID from the coding sequence ATGACGCCCAGAACTCCCGAACCCGAAGCTCCGATCGTCGAGAACATCGAAGACATCGACGTCTCGAGCGAAATGCAGGGGTCGTTCCTCGAATACGCCTACTCGGTGATCTATTCGCGTGCACTTCCGGATGCCCGTGACGGCATGAAGCCTGTACAACGCCGCATCCTCTTCCAGATGAGCGAGATGGGGCTTCGCCCCGACCGGGGCCACGTCAAGTCGGCCCGCGTGGTCGGCGAGGTGATGGGAAAGCTTCACCCGCACGGCGACGCATCGATCTACGACGCCATGGTTCGTCTGGCGCAGAGCTGGACCCTGCGGCTCCCCCTCATCGACGGCCACGGCAACTTCGGTTCGCTCGACGACGGCCCGGCGGCCTCGCGGTACACCGAGGCCCGTCTCGCGCCGGCTGCACTGCTCATGACCGACGGGCTCGACGAAGATGTCGTAGACTTCGTTCCCAACTACGACAACCAGCTCACCCAGCCCGACGTGCTGCCTGCGGCCTACCCCAATCTGCTGGTGAACGGCGCGAGCGGCATCGCCGTGGGTATGGCCACGAACATGGCGCCGCACAACCTCATCGAAGTGGTCTCGGGTGCCCGTTACCTGATCACGCACCCCGACGCGACCGTCGATGACCTGATGTCGTTCATACCCGGCCCCGACCTGCCGGGGGGCGGCACGATCGTGGGTCTGGCGGGCATCCGTGATGCCTACACGACCGGCCGGGGGGCGTTCAAGACCCGGGCGAAGGTCAGCGTCGAGACGTTGACTGCCCGCAAGGTGGGTCTCGTCGTGACCGAACTGCCCTACCTCGTGGGAGCCGAGAAGGTCATCTCGAAGATCAAAGACGGCGTGAACGCGAAGAAGCTGCAGGGAATCTCCGACGTCACCGACCTCACCGACCGCACGAACGGCCTGCGGCTCGTCATCGGCATCAAGACGGGGTTCAGCCCCGAGGCGGTGCTCGAGCAACTGTACAAACTCACGCCGCTCGAAGACTCGTTCAACATCAACAACGTCGCGCTGGTCGGCGGCCAGCCCCAGACGCTCGGGCTGAAAGAGCTGCTGCAGGTCTACATCGACCACCGCATCGAGGTGACGACCCGGCGCACGCAGTTCCGGCTCACGAAGCGACGCGATCGGCTGCACCTCGTACTGGGGCTCCTGATCGCCATCCTCGACATCGACGAGGTCATCCAGGTGATTCGCAACAGCGACGACACCGAGCAGGCGCGGGTCCGGTTGATCGACGTCTTCGACCTCGACACACTGCAGGCCGACTACATCCTCGAGCTGCGCCTTCGACGGTTGACGAAGTTCTCACGCATCGAACTCGAGGCCGAACGCGATCAGCTCCGCCGCGAGATCGAGCACCTCGAAGCGCTCCTGGCCAGCAAGGCTCTCATCAGGCAGACCGTCTCAGAAGAGCTCGACGACGTCGCCGACAAGCTGGGCACGCCGCGCCGAACGATGCTCACCGAGGCCCGCGCAGCGGCGCCCGCGGCGGCCCGCGGCCGCAGCCTGCCTTCGCTCGAACTCGCAGACACTCCTTGCCGTGTGTTCCTCAGCACGACCGGCAGGGCACTTCGGGTCGATCTTCCGAACGACGGCGAGCAGGCTCCGGATGCTGCGGCTCACGCGCGTCGCAGCAAACACGATGCCGTCCGCTCCACGGTGCTCACGACAACCCGCACGGAGATCGGCGCCGTCACGAACCTGGGCCGCGTCATCCGCATGTCGGTGCTCGACCTGCCGTCGGCCCCTTCGGCGTCGATCCAGCTCGCCGCCGGGGTGCGAATCTCCGACTATCTCGCCGTCGATGCCAAGCGCGAACGCGTCGTCGCTCTCGTCTCGCTCACCTCAGAGACCCCGATCGCGCTCGGCACGAAACAGGGGGTCGTGAAACGCGTCACGCCCGGCGACTGGCCGAACAAGCCGGACTTCGAGCTCATCACCCTGAAGCCCGGCGACGAGGTCGTCGGTGCAGCGCAGGCACAGGAGTCGTCGAACCTGGTGTTCGTGGCAACGGATGCCCAGCTCCTGCACTTCCCGGCGGCCAGCGTTCGCCCGCAGGGGCGCCTGGCCGGAGGCATGGCCGGCATGAGCCTGTCGGGGGGAGCAACGGTCATTGCGTTCTCCGCCGTTGTGCCGAGCACTGACGCCGACGAGGAGCTGCAGATCGTGGTCGCGACTGTCGCTGGCAGTTCCGGCGTTCTCCCCGGTACAGACACCGGGTCGGCCAAGGTCTCCCGGTTCACCGAGTTCCCACCGAAGGGCCGTGCCACGGGTGGAGTGCGTGCGCATCGCTTCCTGAGGGGCGAAGATGCACTCCAACTCGCCTGGGTCGGCCAGGCCCCGGCTCTCGCTGTGGCCGCAGACGGTGCGGTGCGAACCCTTCCAGATGCGGGCGCGAAACGTGATGCCTCAGGTACTCCCCTGGCTGCCGCCGTCGGCTCGATCGGCTTCGCCGTCTCCATTGATTGA
- a CDS encoding alkaline phosphatase family protein: MPPMLPALDQAAPHLTDVLPSCLAALSGSANRLELPPAERAVVVLVDGLGASSLRASAGHARHLAAKLTKRARLVSGFPTTTAVALASLTTGVSPGVHGLVGYTALVPAADAVLNQLTGWGAQMQPAEWQSQPTIFEQATAAGVECTVVGAARYENSGFTGAVLRGAAYIAGKSIAERFTAARAVLDRGGRSLVYLYIPELDMAAHAFGWQSDKWRAALETVDAETHNFAEHLRKGEGMLVTADHGMLDIPLTSHVLIDADPSLVAGVRHVAGDPRCLQLHLEPSLDQTERAGLLEAWRAAEGERAWVVTRDEAIEAGWFGEVLPGIRSRIGDILVAARKNVAYYDSRRTPVAKRTMIGQHGSWSDDELIVPLLRFGAFDRN, encoded by the coding sequence ATGCCCCCCATGCTACCGGCCCTCGATCAGGCTGCCCCTCACCTCACAGACGTGTTGCCCAGTTGCCTCGCCGCGCTGTCGGGGTCGGCCAATCGCCTGGAGCTTCCCCCGGCCGAACGGGCGGTGGTCGTACTGGTCGACGGCCTCGGCGCTTCGTCGCTGCGGGCGAGTGCGGGGCACGCACGCCATCTCGCCGCGAAGCTCACCAAGAGGGCGCGACTGGTGAGCGGCTTCCCGACGACCACGGCAGTAGCGCTGGCATCATTGACGACAGGTGTCTCTCCGGGTGTTCACGGGCTCGTCGGCTACACCGCGCTCGTGCCGGCAGCAGATGCCGTGCTGAACCAGCTCACCGGTTGGGGAGCCCAGATGCAGCCGGCCGAATGGCAGTCGCAGCCGACCATCTTCGAGCAGGCGACCGCGGCGGGTGTGGAGTGCACGGTCGTGGGTGCTGCGCGCTACGAGAACAGCGGGTTCACCGGAGCGGTGCTGCGCGGAGCCGCGTACATTGCCGGCAAGAGCATCGCGGAACGGTTCACCGCGGCACGCGCTGTGCTCGATCGCGGCGGGCGCAGCCTGGTCTACCTCTACATTCCTGAACTCGACATGGCAGCCCATGCGTTCGGCTGGCAGTCAGACAAGTGGCGGGCGGCCCTCGAAACGGTCGACGCCGAAACGCACAACTTCGCCGAGCACCTGCGCAAGGGCGAAGGGATGCTCGTGACCGCCGACCACGGAATGCTCGACATTCCTCTCACCTCCCACGTGCTCATCGATGCCGACCCTTCGCTGGTGGCTGGCGTCAGGCACGTGGCTGGCGACCCTCGCTGCCTGCAACTGCACCTCGAGCCTTCACTCGACCAAACGGAACGGGCCGGGCTCCTTGAGGCGTGGCGGGCGGCAGAGGGGGAGAGGGCGTGGGTCGTGACCCGCGACGAGGCGATCGAGGCAGGGTGGTTCGGTGAGGTGCTGCCGGGCATCCGCTCGCGAATCGGCGACATTCTGGTTGCCGCGCGAAAGAATGTGGCCTACTACGACTCGCGCCGAACTCCGGTGGCCAAACGCACCATGATCGGCCAGCACGGCTCGTGGAGTGACGACGAGCTGATCGTGCCTCTCTTACGCTTCGGAGCCTTCGACCGCAACTGA
- the sepH gene encoding septation protein SepH encodes MQDLTVIGIENGALLVTSETGERYRVAIDEVLQSRLRQSTTTPSAGVKVSPREIQSQIRAGMSAEDVARATGATLEYVERFEGPVLAERLHIVSSALRVPVKIASSVDPLRSDPLGDDQSSTFGDVIEERLAGLEAVDLRWASWKEEAGWIVKLTFTASTIDHDARWQFDVKRHTLVPLNSGAVTLSQHGEISDGLIPRLRVVDKSAIDRSAGGRERADGARHEREVRQSDGLSFDELDSALDSDPSTTRETPTIGTMPASGASVPGVPAVLVEPTPFTRSSSESSAAASAAAVNRAAERPAAHNETADLLEALRRRRGERESASFLVDASDDFDLIDAPDALEGETRPMARLSPFSGFSARQPAQAAANPETSEIALDGLEVPPGSATANDASPTSSSATGTRKRASRTAMPSWDEIVFGARSDDDLG; translated from the coding sequence ATGCAGGATCTAACAGTCATCGGAATCGAAAACGGGGCACTTCTCGTCACTTCCGAAACCGGTGAGCGATACCGCGTAGCCATCGACGAGGTGCTCCAGTCGCGCCTGCGGCAGAGCACGACGACGCCGAGCGCCGGTGTGAAGGTCTCGCCGCGAGAGATCCAGTCCCAGATCCGTGCCGGAATGAGCGCTGAAGACGTCGCCAGGGCCACAGGAGCCACTCTCGAGTACGTCGAGCGCTTCGAAGGGCCAGTGCTCGCTGAACGACTCCACATCGTGAGTTCTGCGCTTCGGGTTCCCGTGAAGATCGCGTCGAGTGTCGACCCCCTCCGGAGCGACCCACTCGGTGACGACCAGTCCTCCACGTTCGGTGACGTCATCGAAGAACGCCTCGCGGGGCTCGAAGCTGTCGACCTCCGCTGGGCGAGCTGGAAAGAAGAGGCGGGCTGGATCGTCAAGCTCACCTTCACCGCTTCGACCATCGACCACGACGCCCGGTGGCAGTTCGACGTGAAGCGGCACACCCTGGTGCCCCTGAACTCCGGGGCGGTCACTCTCTCGCAACACGGTGAGATCTCCGACGGCCTCATTCCTCGCCTTCGCGTCGTCGACAAGAGCGCTATCGACAGGAGTGCGGGCGGCAGAGAGAGAGCAGACGGAGCGAGGCATGAAAGAGAGGTGAGGCAGAGCGACGGCCTCAGCTTCGACGAACTCGATTCCGCTCTCGACTCAGATCCGTCCACTACGCGTGAGACCCCGACGATCGGCACCATGCCGGCATCCGGGGCATCCGTGCCCGGAGTGCCTGCCGTTCTCGTGGAGCCGACGCCGTTCACCCGCAGCTCGAGCGAATCGTCTGCTGCGGCCTCGGCGGCTGCAGTGAATCGTGCAGCCGAGCGCCCTGCAGCCCACAACGAGACGGCCGACCTCCTCGAGGCCCTACGGCGACGCCGGGGCGAGCGCGAATCCGCCTCGTTCCTGGTCGATGCCTCCGACGATTTCGACCTCATCGACGCACCAGACGCGCTCGAGGGTGAAACCCGGCCCATGGCCAGGCTTTCACCATTCAGTGGCTTCTCGGCTAGGCAACCTGCCCAGGCCGCCGCAAACCCGGAGACGAGCGAGATCGCCCTCGATGGCCTGGAAGTGCCCCCCGGTTCTGCGACAGCGAACGATGCTTCACCAACGTCGTCTTCGGCAACAGGCACACGAAAGCGCGCGAGCCGCACGGCGATGCCGAGCTGGGACGAGATCGTCTTCGGGGCGCGCTCAGACGACGACCTGGGCTAG
- the dut gene encoding dUTP diphosphatase, with translation MTESIEVLIKAEHIPSYAHPGDAGADLRSAEALTLAPGQRHTVATGVSIALPDGFVAFVVPRSGLASKHGITIVNSPGTVDAGYRGEIKVALLNTDISVPYDIAVGDRIAQLIVMPVSRATFVPVDELPSSDRGAGGFGSTGKND, from the coding sequence GTGACTGAAAGCATCGAAGTACTCATCAAAGCTGAGCACATTCCCAGCTACGCTCACCCCGGTGATGCCGGAGCCGACCTGCGGTCAGCCGAGGCTCTCACACTGGCCCCCGGGCAGCGACACACCGTCGCCACGGGCGTGTCGATTGCCCTGCCCGACGGGTTCGTCGCATTCGTGGTCCCGCGCAGCGGGCTCGCGAGCAAACACGGCATCACGATCGTCAACTCCCCGGGAACGGTCGATGCAGGGTATCGGGGCGAGATCAAGGTCGCTCTTCTGAATACTGACATCAGCGTGCCGTACGATATCGCCGTCGGCGACAGAATCGCCCAGCTGATCGTGATGCCCGTGAGTCGGGCCACATTCGTGCCGGTCGACGAGTTGCCGTCGAGTGACCGAGGAGCCGGCGGCTTCGGGTCGACCGGAAAAAATGACTGA
- a CDS encoding DUF3093 domain-containing protein, with product MSTYRERLSPSARVYIYLVLLVPASILVFAPINMLAGIICAIVLYGGSVAALLVLSPVVEIENGVFQAGKARIPVSLLGEPEAFTGSAATLARGQKLDARAWLCIRGWIQPVVKVWVHDPQDPVPYWLVSTRNPNELVAALERAHHELAGQ from the coding sequence ATGTCGACGTATCGAGAAAGACTGAGCCCCTCAGCACGGGTGTACATCTACCTGGTGCTGCTGGTGCCGGCGAGCATCCTGGTGTTCGCACCCATCAACATGCTTGCCGGCATCATCTGCGCGATCGTGCTCTACGGCGGAAGCGTGGCGGCGCTTCTCGTTCTCTCACCCGTCGTCGAGATCGAGAACGGTGTGTTCCAGGCCGGCAAGGCAAGGATTCCCGTCTCACTCCTCGGTGAACCGGAAGCCTTCACGGGCAGCGCTGCAACACTTGCACGAGGGCAGAAGCTCGACGCACGGGCATGGCTGTGTATCCGTGGGTGGATCCAGCCTGTCGTCAAGGTCTGGGTGCACGACCCGCAGGACCCGGTGCCCTATTGGCTGGTTTCGACCCGAAACCCGAACGAGCTCGTGGCCGCCCTCGAAAGGGCCCACCACGAGCTCGCTGGTCAGTAA
- a CDS encoding DUF4193 domain-containing protein: MATDYDAPRKTDDDSDSIEALKERVPDKMSGVVDVDDADNPGGFELPGADLSDLDLDVVVLPPQADEFTCVNCFLVKHRSQIDHQTKLGPVCIECEM; encoded by the coding sequence ATGGCAACCGATTACGACGCTCCGCGCAAGACCGACGACGATTCAGATTCCATCGAGGCGCTGAAAGAACGCGTCCCCGACAAGATGTCTGGAGTTGTAGACGTCGACGACGCCGACAACCCCGGTGGGTTCGAACTCCCGGGTGCAGATCTCTCCGACCTCGACCTCGACGTGGTGGTTCTGCCACCCCAGGCAGACGAGTTCACCTGTGTGAACTGCTTCCTCGTGAAGCACCGCTCACAGATCGACCACCAGACGAAGCTGGGCCCGGTCTGCATCGAATGTGAAATGTGA
- a CDS encoding DUF3710 domain-containing protein, protein MTETEDVLAVTDNNEPIETELEGSELQEVSLEETSPVQQDAKSAPENRADEGPFDAEEANPARPYVDLGGVKILPREGLQLRLEVEEGTNRVVAVGLDFAGSTLQVQAFAAPRSTGLWHDIRGQIREQITAQGGRLTEQEGVFGPELIAEVPATAPDGTTVTRLARFIGVDGPRWFLRGVIAGEAMVNEDSRAAVEELFRSVVVVRGGSPMPPRDLIPLTIPKTSAAPNASTTL, encoded by the coding sequence ATGACTGAAACTGAGGACGTTCTCGCTGTGACTGACAACAACGAACCGATTGAAACCGAACTCGAAGGGAGCGAGCTCCAGGAGGTCTCCCTCGAAGAAACGTCTCCTGTGCAACAGGACGCAAAGTCGGCTCCGGAGAACCGGGCCGACGAGGGCCCCTTCGACGCAGAAGAGGCCAACCCGGCGAGGCCCTACGTCGACCTCGGGGGTGTCAAGATCCTCCCGCGCGAGGGGCTTCAGCTCCGGCTCGAGGTTGAAGAGGGCACGAACCGGGTCGTCGCGGTCGGTCTCGACTTCGCAGGCTCCACCCTTCAGGTCCAGGCCTTCGCTGCCCCCCGCTCCACGGGACTCTGGCACGATATCCGCGGGCAGATCCGCGAACAGATCACTGCCCAGGGAGGCAGGCTCACTGAGCAGGAAGGCGTATTCGGGCCCGAGCTCATCGCCGAAGTACCTGCCACCGCGCCTGACGGCACGACCGTGACCCGGCTCGCCCGCTTCATCGGTGTCGACGGACCGCGCTGGTTCCTCCGGGGTGTGATCGCCGGCGAAGCGATGGTGAACGAAGATTCCAGGGCGGCCGTGGAAGAGCTCTTCCGCAGTGTCGTCGTTGTGCGGGGCGGCTCGCCCATGCCACCGCGCGACCTGATTCCTCTCACCATTCCCAAGACATCGGCAGCTCCGAACGCCTCGACGACGCTGTAA
- a CDS encoding DUF3159 domain-containing protein, with the protein MTDQEPPRYGERTTGEPLSQPPAQRPDPGAAQEPDDHPITLSDAFAAAARRSGIGQVEPGQAPTAHSLLRAMGGARGLIESILPGLAFLVIYTFTKDLTPSVIAPVAVSLVFILARAVTRSAVMPAVVGLLGVAVSAALALFTGRAEDNFLPGLVINAVSLVVLLGSIAARWPLIGLIVGVLTGDATGWKSDPAKFRVVLIATWCWVGLFGIRLGVELPLYLAGNAEALGSMKLLLGIPLYAGMLWVTWLLVRAAFGHEKKQ; encoded by the coding sequence ATGACAGACCAGGAACCGCCGCGCTACGGAGAACGAACCACCGGCGAGCCGCTTTCACAACCGCCCGCTCAGCGGCCGGATCCCGGGGCCGCACAAGAACCAGACGATCACCCGATAACACTGTCTGACGCGTTTGCAGCAGCCGCGAGGCGTTCCGGGATCGGCCAGGTCGAACCAGGCCAGGCGCCCACGGCCCACTCACTGCTGCGGGCGATGGGCGGTGCAAGGGGCCTCATCGAGTCGATCCTGCCGGGCCTTGCCTTCCTGGTGATCTACACGTTCACAAAAGACCTGACTCCGAGCGTGATCGCGCCAGTCGCGGTCTCTCTCGTGTTCATTCTGGCGCGTGCTGTGACGCGAAGCGCCGTCATGCCTGCTGTCGTGGGATTGCTCGGGGTCGCCGTTTCAGCAGCTCTCGCCCTCTTCACCGGGCGAGCGGAAGACAACTTTCTGCCGGGCCTGGTTATCAACGCCGTATCGCTCGTCGTCCTGCTCGGGTCGATCGCTGCACGCTGGCCGCTCATCGGACTGATTGTCGGAGTGCTCACCGGCGATGCCACCGGATGGAAGAGCGACCCCGCCAAATTCAGGGTCGTGCTGATCGCGACCTGGTGCTGGGTCGGACTCTTCGGCATTCGGCTCGGCGTCGAATTGCCGCTGTATCTGGCCGGTAACGCCGAGGCTCTCGGTTCGATGAAGCTCCTGCTCGGCATACCGCTGTACGCCGGCATGCTCTGGGTCACCTGGCTGCTCGTGCGGGCCGCATTCGGTCACGAGAAGAAGCAGTAG